The Epinephelus lanceolatus isolate andai-2023 chromosome 21, ASM4190304v1, whole genome shotgun sequence genome has a segment encoding these proteins:
- the eme1 gene encoding structure-specific endonuclease subunit EME1 isoform X2 encodes MMISSDSDDNAPYVPLAQRLKQRQDNVISASSTVANEKDAEQYSPSNLAGSQLSCQNGFSESEQPLRVHQVRTVSRGVSDVPDEMATLPQQWLPPTDTSPAKRKPAKRTAEEIQASREEALRRRQAREAQQRGKEVLRQEQERQRAEKKALAEAAKALRPEECIKHMVVAVDPALLQLEGGGTLLASVQALGCSCAIEKQPLPRSVSWMRRAPCAQPDDGQCVPEAHVVMHMTVDDFITLIHGYIQEERHGRSGTSPTLTSWVQEQQRRHPTKILSLVVIELEKYFRSQKSQSQKRFREAVAGEERGGGQVKKRRRNGGAEVLPEVSRVELEEAVVHLQLHTGVSVRFLSTWKDFSDHITMTTKAVAEAPFKREREKTGFSFHLESEWAGGQRVDKAGKGLLQVWKRQIQQFNRVSPDMASAILAAYPSPQLLRKAYNQCKSDHEKISLLSDLLIRRGEGVTSTTRRVGLELSKRLFILMNCCDPEQSLDSTV; translated from the exons ATGATGATCAGCAGCGATTCTGATGACAATGCACCTTATGTCCCTCTGGCACAGAGACTCAAACAGAGACAAGACAATGTGATTAGTGCCTCCTCCACTGTCGCTAATGAGAAAGATGCTGAGCAGTATTCGCCATCCAATCTGGCCGGCTCACAGCTCTCTTGCCAGAATGGGTTTTCAGAGTCGGAGCAGCCTCTCAGAGTCCATCAGGTGAGAACAGTGAGCCGTGGGGTCTCAGATGTTCCAGATGAGATGGCGACTCTCCCTCAGCAATGGCTCCCTCCCACTGACACCTCTCCTGCCAAGAGGAAACCAGCCAAGCGAACGGCGGAGGAGATCCAGGCCTCCAGGGAGGAGGCTTTGAGGAGGAGGCAGGCCAGGGAGGCACAGCAGAGGGGCAAGGAGGTGCTCAGGCAGgaacaagagagacagagagcagagaaaaaagCTCTGGCAGAGGCTGCCAAGGCCTTGAGGCCAGAGGAGTGTATCAAGCACATGGTGGTGGCTGTGGACCCAG CTCTCTTACAGCTGGAAGGAGGCGGGACTCTCTTGGCGTCGGTGCAGGCTCTGGGCTGTAGCTGTGCCATAGAGAAACAACCCCTCCCACGCAGTGTCAGCTGGATGAGGAGAGCTCCCTGTGCACAG CCAGATGATGGTCAGTGTGTACCAGAGGCCCATGTTGTGATGCACATGACAGTTGACGACTTCATCACTCTGATCCACGGCTACATTCAG GAGGAGAGGCATGGCAGGTCTGGCACCAGTCCGACTCTGACGTCCTGGGtgcaggagcagcagaggcGTCACCCCACTAAGATCCTCAGTCTGGTGGTCATCGAGCTGGAGAAATACTTCAG ATCCCAGAAGTCACAAAGCCAGAAGCGATTTCGAGAGGCAGTTGCGGGTGAGGAGCGAGGAGGAGGACAAGtgaagaagagaaggaggaatGGTGGAGCTGAggttcttcctgaggtttcccGGGTTGAATTAGAGGAG GCAGTGGTGCATCTCCAGCTTCACACAGGCGTCTCTGTCCGCTTCTTGTCAACCTGGAAGGACTTCTCCGATCATATCACCATGACAACCAAAGCGGTTGCAGAAGCCCCTTTTAA gcgAGAGCGAGAGAAGACAGGCTTCTCATTCCACCTGGAGAGTGAGTGGGCGGGGGGGCAGCGGGTGGATAAAGCTGGGAAGGGACTGCTGCAGGTGTGGAAGAGACAGATCCAGCAGTTTAACAGAGTCAGTCCAGACATGGCCTCAGCCATCCTGGCAGCGTATCCCTCCCCACAGCTGCTCAGGAAG GCTTACAATCAATGTAAGAGCGACCATGAGAAGATCTCCCTGCTGTCTGACCTTCTTATCCGCAGAGGAGAAGGCGTCACCTCTACGACTCGCCGCGTCGGCCTGGAGCTTTCCAAACGCCTCTTCATCCTAATGAACTGTTGCGATCCTGAGCAGTCTCTGGACTCCACTGTCTGA
- the eme1 gene encoding structure-specific endonuclease subunit EME1 isoform X1 encodes MGSYSDSTSDLDEELPVFDFLQPSQNLSRAPQRYPENLVDLDGSDAEEPAIFSPAKGSADVMMISSDSDDNAPYVPLAQRLKQRQDNVISASSTVANEKDAEQYSPSNLAGSQLSCQNGFSESEQPLRVHQVRTVSRGVSDVPDEMATLPQQWLPPTDTSPAKRKPAKRTAEEIQASREEALRRRQAREAQQRGKEVLRQEQERQRAEKKALAEAAKALRPEECIKHMVVAVDPALLQLEGGGTLLASVQALGCSCAIEKQPLPRSVSWMRRAPCAQPDDGQCVPEAHVVMHMTVDDFITLIHGYIQEERHGRSGTSPTLTSWVQEQQRRHPTKILSLVVIELEKYFRSQKSQSQKRFREAVAGEERGGGQVKKRRRNGGAEVLPEVSRVELEEAVVHLQLHTGVSVRFLSTWKDFSDHITMTTKAVAEAPFKREREKTGFSFHLESEWAGGQRVDKAGKGLLQVWKRQIQQFNRVSPDMASAILAAYPSPQLLRKAYNQCKSDHEKISLLSDLLIRRGEGVTSTTRRVGLELSKRLFILMNCCDPEQSLDSTV; translated from the exons ATGGGCAGCTACAGTGACTCCACCAGTGACCTAGATGAGGAGCTGCCTGTGTTTGACTTCCTCCAGCCGAGTCAAAACCTCAGCCGAGCCCCCCAGAGGTACCCAGAGAACTTAGTTGACCTGGATGGCTCCGATGCAGAAGAGCCAGCCATCTTCTCCCCAGCGAAGGGCAGTGCTGATGTAATGATGATCAGCAGCGATTCTGATGACAATGCACCTTATGTCCCTCTGGCACAGAGACTCAAACAGAGACAAGACAATGTGATTAGTGCCTCCTCCACTGTCGCTAATGAGAAAGATGCTGAGCAGTATTCGCCATCCAATCTGGCCGGCTCACAGCTCTCTTGCCAGAATGGGTTTTCAGAGTCGGAGCAGCCTCTCAGAGTCCATCAGGTGAGAACAGTGAGCCGTGGGGTCTCAGATGTTCCAGATGAGATGGCGACTCTCCCTCAGCAATGGCTCCCTCCCACTGACACCTCTCCTGCCAAGAGGAAACCAGCCAAGCGAACGGCGGAGGAGATCCAGGCCTCCAGGGAGGAGGCTTTGAGGAGGAGGCAGGCCAGGGAGGCACAGCAGAGGGGCAAGGAGGTGCTCAGGCAGgaacaagagagacagagagcagagaaaaaagCTCTGGCAGAGGCTGCCAAGGCCTTGAGGCCAGAGGAGTGTATCAAGCACATGGTGGTGGCTGTGGACCCAG CTCTCTTACAGCTGGAAGGAGGCGGGACTCTCTTGGCGTCGGTGCAGGCTCTGGGCTGTAGCTGTGCCATAGAGAAACAACCCCTCCCACGCAGTGTCAGCTGGATGAGGAGAGCTCCCTGTGCACAG CCAGATGATGGTCAGTGTGTACCAGAGGCCCATGTTGTGATGCACATGACAGTTGACGACTTCATCACTCTGATCCACGGCTACATTCAG GAGGAGAGGCATGGCAGGTCTGGCACCAGTCCGACTCTGACGTCCTGGGtgcaggagcagcagaggcGTCACCCCACTAAGATCCTCAGTCTGGTGGTCATCGAGCTGGAGAAATACTTCAG ATCCCAGAAGTCACAAAGCCAGAAGCGATTTCGAGAGGCAGTTGCGGGTGAGGAGCGAGGAGGAGGACAAGtgaagaagagaaggaggaatGGTGGAGCTGAggttcttcctgaggtttcccGGGTTGAATTAGAGGAG GCAGTGGTGCATCTCCAGCTTCACACAGGCGTCTCTGTCCGCTTCTTGTCAACCTGGAAGGACTTCTCCGATCATATCACCATGACAACCAAAGCGGTTGCAGAAGCCCCTTTTAA gcgAGAGCGAGAGAAGACAGGCTTCTCATTCCACCTGGAGAGTGAGTGGGCGGGGGGGCAGCGGGTGGATAAAGCTGGGAAGGGACTGCTGCAGGTGTGGAAGAGACAGATCCAGCAGTTTAACAGAGTCAGTCCAGACATGGCCTCAGCCATCCTGGCAGCGTATCCCTCCCCACAGCTGCTCAGGAAG GCTTACAATCAATGTAAGAGCGACCATGAGAAGATCTCCCTGCTGTCTGACCTTCTTATCCGCAGAGGAGAAGGCGTCACCTCTACGACTCGCCGCGTCGGCCTGGAGCTTTCCAAACGCCTCTTCATCCTAATGAACTGTTGCGATCCTGAGCAGTCTCTGGACTCCACTGTCTGA